The genomic window AGATCCGCGAACTGGTGATAGAAAAAAGCCCTATCCGGCATATTAAGGAGGCCGCTCGCTTAAATGGCACGCGCAGCTTGCGTGAGGCTGCACTCGATTTGGTAAAAATGGGTGAGACAACTCTGGACGAAATTAAACGGGTCACTTTGCATGCGTAATTTTTTTAAGGAGGGCAAGGCTAGCCTGACAATACAGATCTCGCAGCAAGGTGTAAAGCTGACACGTGAGCGCGGCTGGTGGCCTAGACGTAGCGAAGTTTTGGCAGATCATGCGTGGCGGGACAGCGCGCTTGAAAACTCTATGGTGTCAGTTACAAATCTGATTGCTACACGCTTACCTCAGATTTTGCTTGAGACTGAATGTAAAAAAATGCCGCTTACCGTGGTTTTTTCCGATGCTTGTTTTCGTATGTGGATGGTCACTCCGCCGCAAAATGTCTCTAGTTTTTCAGATTGTCAGGCCGCCGCGTCTTTGCGCTTTCTTTCCTTGTATGGTGAGACCACGAACGATTGGGAAATCGCTGCCGATTGGGATGCTGCCTTGCCGTTTCTTGCCTGTGCGTTGCAGCGCTCGCTGCTGCAGGCGGTGCGCGAGGTCGCTCAGGAATTTCAGCTTACTTTACTCGATGTTTTGCCACAGTTCACCTGGCACTGGAATCGTTGGCGCAAACAAATTGCTGCAGGCGCTTGGTTCGCGGTACTTAATCAGCAGGAATTGACACTCGCGATCATCGCGCAAAATCGCATACTGACGCTGCGCTCTATCAATTTGACGGCCGCTAGTCATGAGAATAAAACCTGGTTGTGCCAGTACCTAAAACGCGAGTCCTTACGTTTGAACTTGCCACAGCCGACGCAGTTGCAAGTATGTGGCGCGGTGCCGGATGCCTGGCTAGTGGCGACCGATGGCAGCGTGTTATGCAGCCGACTCGATAGCGTGGATTTAATCAGGACTAAAGTTGAGCTGGTGGAGACCCAGATTCAAGCTTCAAAAGAGGTCTACCGAGTTTTACCCGCCACATCAGAAACAAGTTTGCGAAGGAAGCAGGGATGAAGAGTTCGCAAATAAATTTTGCACCACGTAGTTGGCATCGCAGCTTCCTGCAGATAGCCCCGATTACCTGGCTACTGGGTGTGCTGGGATTGATTTCTTGCGCAGCCGCGTTACTGATGGCCGCCTCACAAATGCAGGAAAACGAAAAACTAACACTGAGCTTGTATAAGCTGCAGCAGCAATTACTAGTGGGGCGTTCGATTAAGCCTCAAGCTGTACAAACCATCATCCCAGAAGCGCAGGTAAATGCGATCAATGCCGCAGTGTTACAGCTAAATTTACCCTGGAGTGATTTGTTTGACGCCATGGAGGCGGCAACTCCAGCGTCGATAGCGGTATTAGCAGTTGAGCCGGATGCAAAAAAACACCTGATCAAAGGCACTGCAGAAGCGAAAAATGCCAGTGAGATGATCGCTTACATAGAACGACTCAAACGTCAGAATTTCTTTGCACGCGTGGCACTGAGTAAGCACGAGACCAATGAGCAAGATGCAAATCGCCCTGTGCGTTTTCAATTCGAAGCCCAGTGGACGGGGCTCGCTGAATGAATACACTAATGCTGTCGAAATTCAATTTCTATCTTTTGCGAACACGTTTTTTGTTCAGACGCTTAAGCTGGAGTTTGATTGTCGCCTTACTCGTTTGTCTGCTCGCAGTTTTAATTTTAGTGGGCTTTATTCCTCACCTAAAACAGCAATTAGTAAAGCTCAATATCGAGCAACAAGTTGCCAAATCTGATTTGCAGAAGACTGCATTAGCAAGGCCTATCGTTCCGGTATTGTCGGTCTCAGAACAAAATAGAGCGAAATTTTTTGATGTTTTAGGAGAGACAGCTTACGCGGAGCAACAGGTGAAAACCTTATTCACAATTGCCGAGTCGCTTGGACTTAGTCTGAATCAAGGCGAGTACAAATCTAACTTCGATAAAAATAGCAATACTTATGTGTACCAAATTCAGCTGCCTGTAAAAGGCCCTTATTTGGTGATACGTCAGTTTTGCGAAAAAACCTTGTTGGCAATACCTTTTGCCTCCTTGGATGAAATGAGCTTTAAACGCGAGGCTATAGGTAGCAATATCCTGGAAGCTAAATTACGTTTTAGTCTGTATTTGGGGGACCTCGTACCTAAGCAAAGCGGGCATGAGAAAGGAGCGGTGCCAGAATGAAGTTCAGACATATTCTGATGCTAGTCGCTGTTGTGGTGGCGACGTATCTGGCTTTTTTTGCAGATAAAACGCCAGAAACTGAGGTGGCAGATGCTGTGCCACGCGGCATACAAACCACAAATCTGGCGCGTCCTAACGAGCGAGCGGACGTGCCCAAAATAAATGCACAGCAACAAACGCCAACGACACCCCCGGTAAGCCCGAAGCCAGTCGCTAAAAATGGCAAGACGCAGACTATCTATGCGCTACAAGAACGCGCTGCTTTGATTTCTGATGGCCGTAAAGCGAGTTCTGAAGAGAGCATATTTAATAGCCAAAGCTGGAATCCTCCTCCACCGCCAGC from Undibacterium parvum includes these protein-coding regions:
- a CDS encoding PilN domain-containing protein, which produces MKSSQINFAPRSWHRSFLQIAPITWLLGVLGLISCAAALLMAASQMQENEKLTLSLYKLQQQLLVGRSIKPQAVQTIIPEAQVNAINAAVLQLNLPWSDLFDAMEAATPASIAVLAVEPDAKKHLIKGTAEAKNASEMIAYIERLKRQNFFARVALSKHETNEQDANRPVRFQFEAQWTGLAE